In Prionailurus bengalensis isolate Pbe53 chromosome D4, Fcat_Pben_1.1_paternal_pri, whole genome shotgun sequence, the DNA window TGTATTCTATTCCACTCTAGtctgttctatttcatttaaaaaattagttgtgaggagcacctgggtggctcagtctgttaagtgtctgacgatagccgcttaggtcatgatctcatggttcgtgggttcaagcctgtgttgggctctgtgctgacagcacagagtctgcttgggattctcgctctccctttctctttggccTTCCCccgctcgctgtctctctctcaaaataaataaataaactttaaaaaagttagttGTGACCCACAAAAGCGATTGTACTCTGCAGCTAAAGAAACTCCACTGGGGTAGAGGGGCATGATTTTTGGAGTAGAAGTCTTTTAAAACTCTTTGTAATGATTTGGGTTATAACCTCATTTTAGGGGATACTGTCTGTAAGAGAAGTCCAgtctttttttgtagtttttccaagattttatttaaattcaggttagttaacatttagtgtagtattggtttcaggagtagaatttagtgattcatcatttacatataacacccagtgctcatcgcaagtgtcctccttaatgcccctcacccatttagcccatcccccccacccagctcccctccagcaaccctcagtttgttctccatatttaagagtctcttatggtttgcctccctctctgtttttatcttgttttatttttatttctcttctccggtgttcatctattttgtgaGAAGTCCAGTCTTAAACAGGAGTTCAAAGACGGATTCACTAAAGTTTATTTGTTCAGCCAGTGCTAATAAGCGTCTGGTAGTTTACAGAATAATGACAAATCCTTTTTTCTAATGCTAgcttttatgatttctttcttttcttttttgaaagtaatctctatacccaaagtggggcttgaactcacgacctgaaAATCAAGAGTGTCATGCTCGCTGACCAAGCTGCCAGGTGTCCCAACAATGACAAATTCTTGAcacccgcgccccccccccccccttgccaaAGGAACcttttgtttaattctttattgttaaaatgttgtttttttcagggacatcagggtggctcagtccgttgagcatcggactcatgatttcagctcaggtcatcatttcacgttggtgggatggagcccggcatcagactctgcgctgaatgtggagactgcttaagattctgtctcctgctGCCCCAAACTCCTGCTTGTGcgcgtgcgcactctctctctcaaaaagttttttttttttagacaaatTACACTCCAGTTTAGATTGTTTTATGACCGTCCTGTTTTAGCCTCTGTCTTTGGAGGAAACCTCTGATGGCAGGATGCCTCTACAGAGGGCTTATCTCACCTGTTTAATGTATGTTTTCAgggcattttttccctttctttgtacTTCATGACAGTTTGCACATACACAAAGGTAGAGAGGGAATAATACAGTGAAATCCATGGACCCATCTCTGAGGATTTTGAATTCTGTGGACGTTTTGCCAGTCTTGCTTGTTTCAGTACTCCCTCCTCCAGCACGCTCTTACTCCCCACCGGCTCTGGGATGATTTTAAAGccaattccaggggcacctgcgtggttaAGTCAgtagagcgtctgacttcagctcaggtcgtgatctcatggttcttggttggatccgagccccacgtcgggctccgtgctgacagctcagagcctggagcctgctttggattctgtgtctccctgtctctctgcccctaccctttgcttgtgctctgtatctctctctcaaaaataaataaacattaaaaaataaaataaaaaaaaataataaagccaattccaggaacgcctgggtggctcagtcagtagaatgcctgacttcggctcaggtcatgatttcatggttctaggctccgagccccatatcgggctctgtgctgacagctcagagtctggagcctgcttcggattctgtgtctccttgtctctctgcccccaccattcacttgctctctctagctctctctctctcaaaaataaacattaaaaaaaataataaacaataaagcCAATTCCAGATATCATGTCATTTCACACTTTAACATTCATCTCTGATAGGATTTTATCTtccttctttaataaaaataaataaaggattggtgtttttttgttttttttttctcagtgtgtAGTTACTTGCATTTTACTTACTTTGGAGGAACAAAACATCAATGGggctcccccccccaaccccgagcTAGCTTTGTAAGGTTTGGTGAGCCGTACCCCATTTCCTGACTCTTTGGGATTGGTGGTAAATTGGGTCTCCCCCGCCCAGTTGTCCCTGTAAGGTAGAATGTGGTTAAGGGACTGCAGTAATCTTAGTAGAGGGGTCAAAGGGCTGGCCAGGTGCATAGCCCTCAGAGCCTTGGCTGATATTACTCATCTGCACATCGGGGATAGGAATATCCCCCTCATGGCTCTGTCGGTATGTCGTTACCTCCCCTGCCCATTAATCTTTCACaacaggtgtttcttttttttttttttttaaatgttcatttattttgagagagagcacgtgctcctaagcaggcttctcggagcccaacagggggctggatctcaggaaccggtgagattaggacctgagcccaaatcaagagtccagcgcttaaccaacagccacccaggagccccttcattCACAGCAGGCTCTTCCTAATTCCCGCACACCCACCCTGTTCCATTTGAGCACCTTAGactaaaaagatggaaaattgaGTTATCAGTTTAATTTCAGCCTCAccgactttttttgtttttccttgaaccCAGAACTTTAtgcattttgttgtatttctgcTTTCAGAGTGAGAAATGTGATAGTGGAGGGGATATTTTCTAGCACGTCCGTCTTTTCCCAAAGGTCTTATCTTGACAGCTGAGGGTTGTCATCAGAAAAATTCTttatttgaactttattttttgaatCCAGGTGAATTTTTATACCTAAATAAATTCATGCTTTTggaaaagctgtatttttttttagagtttatttttatttattttgagagagagagtatagagagcgagtgggagaggggcagagaggaagagagaatcccaagcaggctccgtgccattagtgtggaacccgatgcagggctcgatctcatgaaccatgagatcttgacctgagctgaaaacaagagtctgacacacaactgattgagccacccaggtgccccaggaaagctGTATTTTAACATCAATCGCATCACATAATTTCACACTTAACTTGTGTGTAAATTGCATTAGCAGGGCTCTGTGGGCTGGATGGGAGGAAGGGGATTGGCCGTGGGCATGACAGAAGCTTCCGGACCTCACAGACCCTGTGGGTGGACTCCCTCTCTTTGATGTCCAGAGGGAGTGCTCTGCACAGAATatccaaatcattttattttctcttgttttttcctaggtattGTTAGAGATACAAAAGGAATTATTAGACTACAAAGGAATTGGGATTAGTGTTCTTGGTAAGATTTACTTTTTGACTCTGAATATCCAGGTTCCAAAGGAAACTGATTAAAATGCATCAAGCCTCGAATTTTTTCCCCTCGGTCTTCCTTTAGGCCtttgtagatctatttttaagttttagtaaTTTTGGTCGCATGATTGATGGAAGCAGTTTTGAAATCAGTACCCATGCTGGTGAGGGGTTCTTGCCTCTCTGCTTACCCTTTCATGGTTGGTTTTTGCTGTTCATAGCATCGGAGATCACATGCCTCACCATGCTCTGAAACTTTATAGTATTGCCTCACATTCATTGTACAGCCTGGGCTATACTTACAAAtgaactcagtaaatgtttaaagGTCTACAAGCCTTTGCTCAAGATCTTGCGCGTTAATAATTTCATTAAGTTTCTCTTACATTATTGAGGAAGAGAaccttggaatttaaaaatttcctcttgaaaatttaatgtcctttttcttgtTAGGTAATTCCAAAGGCCACATAGTATTAAGAGATCATAGGGTTAACTGCATGCTTGTTGCTATTACTTGGGTTTCTGTGAAATGAGAGCCGCAGTGCGGAAATTTGTGCTGCTGctgttctgggggggggggcgggtagccTTTGTACACGGGTTTGTGTTTGTGAGAAATCACAGGGACGGAAGGATGAATTAGTAAATGGCTCATTCAATGGGTATGCGACTTGAAAAATCATTCCGCTGTGGCTGTAAGGCTCAAATGTTTGCATTTGGAAAATCAGTTTGGATTTTTCCCCTAAACTAAGTGAGCCTTGGCCCACAATTTGCAAAATCACTGCAATTTCCcgttattattttatttgcaaattgtGCACTTGCTTCTAAAGTTCCTTCTGTTCATTTGGTTTTGAACTGGAACTgcgttttcttgtttttctttccttccacagaAATGAGCCACAGGTCATCAGATTTTGCCAAGATTATTAACAACACAGAGAATCTTGTGCGGGAATTGTTGTaagttcaaaattttaaagaccaAATTCGTTACTTTTGTTTGATAATCCACATACCTGGGTGTCTGTTATAGTATTTACTCTGCTGTGTGTTAAGAATATTtcataattggggcgcctgggtggcgcagtcggttaagcgtccgacttcagccaggtcatgatctcacggtccgtgggttcgagccccgcgtcgggctctgggctgatggctcagagcctggagcctgtttccaattctgtgtctccctctctctctgctcctcccccgttcatgctctgtctctcgctgtcccaaaaaaagtaaataaacgttgaaaaaaaaaaattaaaaaaaaaaaaaaagaatatttcataattaaaaataatcttttaaagatTCTTCCAAAGTCACTAAATTAGTACatcatgctttttttgtttgtttgctctcctgtgtttgtgtgtttttattttatgtggtgTTTCCAAAGATTTGGAATCATTATACCTAAGAAAGATTTTTCAGGCTTAATAGGGATTTAGATAACAAAGAAATGGTCATCTTGGTTAGTTTACTGGCTCTTAAAAATGTGGGTCTCAGACCACCTGTCAGAATCACCTGGCTGCGGGGaggtattaaaaaatttaagtgcagGGCCCCTCTCTAGCCcagctgaatcagaatctctgtaGAAACTTCATCTTTTGCAAAATTTCTGGgtaattttaagagttcttcacTCCAGGAACTTCTCAGGTGGTTCCTTTTAGCTTATCTGTACCATTCTCCTTACCCAGAGGAAACCTTACTTGTAAATAGATTGCTGTTTAAATGAGagatttatatattatctatacaTATTCACATAAACGTTATGAATATGGTAATCTTGGGTGGGGGGGGAATCCACATTTTCGTTCTGCTCATAGAACTGGTGCATGTTCATGGAAGAAAGTTTAGGGGAAACCTGAATATCACAAattaaactagaatttaaactaCTGGATAGTTAAACTATGGATAGAATTAAACTATCCATAACCCTATCAGTCAGaggtaattattattaataatttaggGTTCATGTTTGCATTATTCCGTTAACAAGATTGGAATTATATGGACTACTTCCTTTTAAATTGCCTTGATGAAATGCTTCAAGATGGGGCAGGCTTGGGGACACTTTTGTGAGGAGCCCCTAGAAGCCCAGTGCAATGCGAGTGGTCAGAACCAGTAATCGTTCGCGTGACTTCACTCACCGGGTCTGCCTGCTGGGTCCCGTGTCCTGTCCACAGCATAATCCTGTGCTTCATGGAACCTTGGCCCCAGAAGATGTGGGTTGTGAGCCTCCTGGGACTGGACTCTCAGTTCAGTTTATGGGCCTGTCCTTTATTCTAACCAAGTGCCTACCTTGTACCCCTgtctgctctgtctctatctgctGTCCTTCCATCCAGGTGTTGGCCTTCTTATCTGTCTGGCATCTGAATAACCTAGACCTGGAACCCTCTCAGCTGCTGAGAACCTCATGTTTAGAACCTCTCAATGAGACCTGGCAGTAGGCACTGGATGATCACAGGCAGACATAGTTCAGGACCAGATATTTGCACAGCACCCATTCCCCAGGACCCTCTCAGGTTGCCCTGCCCTTTGGTTCTTACCTTGGTGCTGGACCTGTCTGTAGCCATCTGCCTTCCATATACCTGTTTCTAAGCTCTGACCTTACTCAAAGGTTTGGGTCCAGTTTCCATGGTCTAGTCCCTCTGGAGCTGGGCTTCTCTTACTGCCTAGAGCCATTCCAACCATCATCTTCATTTTCTATGCTGGAGTCCAGAAATTTCCCTgttagtcttgttttttttttttaatgtttatttatttttgagtgagagacggagtgtgagctgggctgaggaaggggcagagacagaggggaaaacacagaactcaaagtgggctccaggctctgcaccatcagcacagagcccaacggagggctcgaactcacaaactttgagatcatgacctgagctgaagtcgcacgcttaaccaaatgagccacccaggcgcccccctgttaGTCTTGATGTATGTCCATATGTGATTACATGCTTAGGCCTAAAACGTTATCTACGATTCTTATCACCGTCCGAATGGTTCATAGCATGGACCAGCACATATCTATTTTTAGGACTTCTGGTTGTAAGTGACAGATGCCCAGCTCTTAGCTTAAGTGAAAGAGGGGGTGTGTTACCGTGTGTAACTGTAAAGTGAAGGAGTGATTTAGGTGATGTTCAGGAAGGTCTTTATCTTCATCTTTTGGCTCTGCTTTTTTAGGTGTTGGCTTCACCAGGTGGCCACCAGGGGTTGTAGGATTAGCCGGTTTATCCTTTCCCTCAGTAGAAAGCGTTCCCCTTTTCCTGAAGTTTGAGCAAAGGTCTCAGAACCAAACCCCACtggccagctcaggtcatgtgctCTTCTGCTGGAGCGAGGGTTGGCCTCCCTTGAACCATGTAGTCTGAGAGTGGTAGGAAGATGACCAGCAGGGTGTTACTGACTTCCCTCCAAACATTCCCCATAGGCTTCCACACAAAGCCCGATAATGGTTGTCTAAGGAGGGAATATTAAGTGACTGGATTGGGGAAGGCAAAGCCGCGCGCGGGGAGACTTTACCATATTTCTTATAGTATATCCACCCAGGGTAAAGTGCTGGTAGAGAGCATCACTCATTCTTACaccctgtgtgtctctgtttACCGTCACATGTACTTCTGCCCAGAGCCGTTCCAGACAACTACAAGGTGATTTTTGTGCAAGGAGGTGGGTCTGGCCAGTTCAGTGCTGTCCCCTTAAACCTGATTGGCCTGAAAGCAGGAAGGTGTGCCGACTATGTGGTGACAGGATCTTGGTCAGCTAAGGCCGCCGAAGAAGCCAAGAAGTTTGGGACCGTGAATATCGTCCACCCCAAACTTGGGAGTTACACGAGTAAGTGCTGGGATCTGAGTTCAACAGTGATAATGAAATGCTGACAAATGCTGATGGGTGGGTAGTCCCTTCTTAGATATCAGGTTACCCCCGCCAAGGGCAACCAGCagtttttaattccttcttctgGTCAATAGTTGGATTGGTACCATTCAGACTGGATGGTTATACTTGTTAAGACTGTTCACTGGCTGCTACAGAAAGTATTCATAGGTTCTCTCACCTGAAAACCTAGAGGCCGATTGGCTTCAGGAATGGCTTGATCAAGGGCCCCAACAGTGCCTGCAGGTCCTGGTGTCTCCCCTCGTCTCCTCTGTGGTGGCTCCACAGTCGGAAAAGCTGTACTCCCTTTTAGAAGATGCTCCTGACCTTCTGTTCTCCCAAGTTTCAGTGCCTTTGCTCAAGCATTTCCAGTTAGAATCTGACGTCTCCTGTGTTCCATTCCCAATCAGTCATGTGACTGCAAGTGGAATTGGCCACACTGGAGCTACGTGGGCTGAGCTGGGGAGGCTGGAGCCCCAAGAAGAAACTCCGTGCACATAGGATAGATGGATGCTGGGTAATGAGAAAAAACTCGACAAATACCCACCACACCAATCTTGAAGAGGAGTTACCCCCAATAACTGTCAAAGGGGTGGGATTGATAATCTTTTTAGGTTGTTGCTGGGGATTATAATGCAAGATGGATAGGGTGGTTTCACTTGGGAGGTCTTTGGGATGAGCCTTTCACTGCTAGGGGAAGTGTGTCAGTCCCATCTACACAAGGAAGGCAGAATGAAAGTCCAGAGTCTTTTCTTCTGTGGTAGAAATTCCAGATCCAAGCACCTGGAAGCTGACCCCCGATGCCTCCTATGTATATTACTGCGCCAACGAGACTGTGCACGGAGTGGAGTTTGACTTTATCCCAGATGTCGAGGGAGCAGTGCTGGTTTGTGACATGTCCTCAAACTTCCTATCCAAGCCAGTGGATGTTTCCAAGGTAGAGTGTAAAGGGGCCTGGCGGGCACCCCAGTGTCTCGGATTCCGTGAGAGCATTTTAACATACGTACCAGGACACGGAAAGGCCCAGAGCGTCTTGGGCCAGCAGAGACCCCGAAGCCAGGGCAGCTCACAGCGATGGGCCGACAGTTGCTTATTTCCTGTGGGTTGTCAGAATGCTTACGTCTTGATGTTACCCCGTGTTAATGATTGCTTCACAGGGTCACACTGGAGTCCTCGGGGAGTTTATCTGCCTTCGAGGGTCCCTCTTAGGAGGTGTTTGGGCCAACGCAGTGGAAGTAGCTTGCTGTCTTCCAGGGAAAATGCAGATTATCCAAGCTCAGGGGATGTGTGAAGGAGCTGCACCTGGCCGTGAGCCCACCTCAACTCCCAGAGCATCAACAGGGCATATAGCCTTTCCTAGTGGCACACCAGGGTGGATGGGGGAGCACAGCACTCAGCTGAATGCAACCAGCGGGTGCAAAAAGtaaagcatttacttttttttttttaatgtttatttatttttgagagaaagagggagacagacagagtgctaaccagggaggcgcagagagagagatacacacagaatccgaagcaggctcactaggctctgaactgtcagtacagagctcagcGCGGATCTTGAATTCAaaaaccgggagatcacgacctgagccgaagtcagatgctcaattgactgagccacctaggtgccctgcatttccttttttttttttttttttaaaatgcttattttatttttgagagggagagagacagaacgtgaacgggagagggcagagagagagacggagacacagaatctgaagcaggctccaggctttgagctgttagcacagagcccaatgggggctcgaacccacgaaccatgaaatcatgacctgagccaaagttggaagctcagccgactgagccacccgggcgccccctttaaagcatttaaaaacaaactcactAAATGGTagcctgcctttaaaaaaaaaaattacggtaaaatatacataacataaaatttaccaccttaaccatttCTGAGTAtgtagttcagtggcattaagtacattcacactgttgtgcaaacAGCATCACCATCTGTCTCTAGAACTTTTTATCTTCCCAAGCTGGAACTCTGCTCAGTCGTCCCCCAGGCCCTGGTAGCCACCACCCTCTGTGAATTGGACTCTTCCGGGTCCCTCATAGAAGGGAATTCAGgcaatatttgtcattttgtgcCAAGTTCATTTCACTTAATGTCCTCGGGGGTCATGCACGCGGTAGCAGGGGTCGcaccttcattcctttttaaggctgaataatctTCCGTTGTGTGGTTATACCACATTCTGTGAATAATCCACTTTTTATGACCAGTTGCCGCGCATTGGCAATTCTAAACAGTGTCACCTATAAAGTACTCCCTATCAGGCCCGGCTGTCTTCCCTCCTTATACTTGGGATGCCGTTTGATATTTATAAAGCGTTCAAAGCGTTCATGGGAGGATGTGGGAGAGGGTTCTGGATCTTACATGACAAAATTTTCTGAAGTTCCTTTAAACATCTGTTGCCtaaactttcttctctttcaggcAGCTTGTCTATTTCTCAACATCTTCCGATTGTCCTTTTATACAAACACGAATGCATTCAAAACTGTGTTTCTTTTGGTTATCAAGAACAGTTAGCcccattttttaatacttttttaaaaaaggtttctttatttatttgagagagacagaggcagtgtgagtggggaaggaaagggagagactcccaagcgaGAGCCTGACGGGGAGGTTCAACTCatgggactgtgagatcatgccctgagctgaaaccaagggttgggacactcaaccgactgagccacccaggcccattTTAAATATTGGTTTGGGTGTAGAAAGGGCGTATGTACAGTGATAGGAATATGTATAAGGTCTTTGTAGTGATTGGTTCGGGCTGGCCCCTTGCTGGTGAGTGGGACCAGGGACATGTGTAACCTGCAGGCCTCTGAACTCTCCCAGGCAGAGATGCCTTTAGAGGATAGAATGCACTTTGAGCAAGATTAGGATAGAATCACTTCCTCATACTTTAGAAAGACATTGGGAAATTTGGATACAGTTATGAAAAATGACCAAGTGTATCTAAAACAGCATGCCTTCTCTTTTTCAGTTTGGTGTCATTTTTGCGGGTGCCCAGAAGAACGTAGGCTCTGCCGGGGTCACGGTGGTGATCGTCCGTGATGACCTGCTGGGGTTCGCCCTCAGGGAGTGCCCATCAGTCCTGGACTACAAAGTGCAGGCTGGAAACGGCTCCCTGTACAACACGCCTCCGTGCTTCAGGTTAGCTCCGGGGCATGGCTCGGGGGCCTCGGGGACTGACGGAGGAGGTCTCACTCTTTCCCATCAAAGCGGAGGGAGGTAGCTTTCTGAAGTAGAGCACGTTTTCATTCGCCAGTGACCTAATGGCTCAGACATCCTATCAGGATTCTTTGCCCAGCTCACCTCTCCCTGTTttcccctgtgcactgttggatCAGTTTTCCTTGCCCTTTTTAGGTCTTGATAGCCTTAGGAGTTTACCATTAACCCAAAAGCTCTCTGCAAATGAGTGGCAGGTGTGGATCTCAAACATGAAGCTTTGGAAGCTTCCATGAAACTTTGGAAAAGGACTTTCAAAGGCCAGTCCTCCccggctttcttttctttccctgctgGGCCTGCACAAAGCTGGCCACCAGGCAGCGAACATACTGGCTTGGGCTTTTCACCCAGTCTGTGCTTGTCCGGTACGCCTGGGTTCCTATTAACCAAGTGAGAAAAGTGTATTAAAGCACATTCAGGGACAGCGAGGctcccctgccccatggtcttTTAACGCCAAGCCTCAGATATTTTGTGAAAATCTTGTGACACCTAGGATTTAACAGTTGCCTGGGAGATTTttactacttactagctgtgtgatcttgggcaagtcacttaacctgtcTCTGTAGCAGGTTCCTCCAGGAGTAATAATAGTACCCTGCTGATAGTGCTGTgaggattgattgattgattgacttaCTTACATACAAAACGCATTTGGTGGTTGGCACATGGTAAtttataaatgttagctgctgtaTTATTACTGTTTCTCTTGTTGCTAGTTCCCAGAGCTTTAGCAGGGGAGGGAAAAGCCAGAATTTATGGATTACCTTTCAGGCCATGTATGATATAGAATGGTGATACTTTATTTGTATGACCCTTTTAGTGCTCCCAAGCACCCGAGGAGGTAAATActctttttattcccattttgcaagTAAAGAAGCAAAGGCCATACTTGTAGGTCATGGAACAGCTGGGATTGGAACCTGGACAGCCTGGTTCCAGAGCTTGGGTGGGTTCACCCTGTACCTTAAGTGTTCTCCACAGGTGAAATTACCAGTGTGTGTTTCTTTGTGTCTGAAGGATTCGTCTTAGGAGATCACTGTTGGAGTCCAGCTCTTCCGCTCATGGAATTTTCTGGGGGGAAAGTGCTTTCAGAAGAGCATGTGGAAAGGCAGGCTCAGGCTGGCACAGAGAGCATTTCCCTCTGAGTTGGGACTTTGTCTGAGTTCTTCCTGATAGAGGCTGCTTCTAGAAAATCTTCTACATAATTGGCTCTAGGaaggaaaaggttttttttctcaaagttagaattctttttttttttttatttttaaaatttttaacacttattcctttttgagagacagggagacatagcatgagtgggggaagggcagagagagaaggagacacagaatccaaagcaggcttcaggctatgagctgtcagcgcagaggccgaTTGCGGgtctggaacccatgaaccatgagatcatgacttgagctgaagtcagatgctcaaccgactgagccatccaggtgccccagaattcttttttttttttaggttaatttatttattttgagagagagagagagagggagagagagagggagaatgagcaggggagaggcagagagtggggggcgggggcagaggatccaaagcaggctctgtgttgacagcaaaCATCcgtatgcggggctcgaactcacgaactgtgagattgtgacctgagccaaagtcagacgcttaaccgactgagccacccaggtgcccctcaaagttaAAATTCTGATGGAAATTTCCACTGGATTTCTGCACCGCTCACGGGGGCACAGCAGCTAATTTGTGTCTCCTGTTTTCCTTGGGGAATGGGGTGTTCTAGTGGTTACTGTCCTGGTCACTTCTAAACCCCACTCTGTTTCACCCTGgttgaaaatgtttctgaaatgcCTGTTAAGGGTGGGGACAAGTGGGGCTGAATCTCTTGTCCATCGGTCCTGTTTCTGGGGTTCCAGGCAGTTCCAGGCGCCAGTGATCACTGGCCAAGTTGGAAACAAGTTGGAAGTGCCGAGTGGTGAGGATGCAGgtgcaggggagcctggggaagGGGCTTAGGTGCCAGGCTGCACAGTGACAGGTGGTGTTTGTCCTCCCTGTTAGAAGGTGGGGCCAAGGCCTGGCTCACCATCAGGTGGGTCTTTCAGGGTGAGACAGAGACCACCGTGGGctccaggaggaggtggggggaacaCTGTCCTGAAATGTGGTCTGAAAGCTGGCAAGTTCAGATCACAGCACAGcccggaggggtgggggaggggggtggaaggcgggggtggggggtgggggggcacactCTCTGGCACCCTCTCTGGTAACTAAGAGTTACCGGAAGCAAATTCTAAAACATACAATGAATATGTTAAAATGCTGTTTGTTTGTTAACATTAGGGTGAAAAGTCAGTGGGAACAGTGAGAAAGCAGGTCAGTCTGTctaataaatatgaca includes these proteins:
- the PSAT1 gene encoding phosphoserine aminotransferase translates to MSARRQVVNFGPGPAKLPRSVLLEIQKELLDYKGIGISVLEMSHRSSDFAKIINNTENLVRELLAVPDNYKVIFVQGGGSGQFSAVPLNLIGLKAGRCADYVVTGSWSAKAAEEAKKFGTVNIVHPKLGSYTKIPDPSTWKLTPDASYVYYCANETVHGVEFDFIPDVEGAVLVCDMSSNFLSKPVDVSKFGVIFAGAQKNVGSAGVTVVIVRDDLLGFALRECPSVLDYKVQAGNGSLYNTPPCFSIYVMGLVLEWIKNNGGAAAMENLSSVKSQMIYDIIDNSQGFYVCPVEPQNRSKMNIPFRIGNAKGDDALEKRFLDKALELNMISLKGHRSVGGIRASLYNAVTIEDVQKLAAFMKNFLEMHQL